In one window of Gossypium arboreum isolate Shixiya-1 chromosome 4, ASM2569848v2, whole genome shotgun sequence DNA:
- the LOC108474258 gene encoding 3-isopropylmalate dehydratase small subunit 1, producing the protein MAVSLSHVSYSSTFTSSASKTRVSGPSLSPHSIKVPTFSSLTVKPLNSSFTPHGAHAITIAPHATSTPSSIPSDTSTTTFHGLCYVVGDNIDTDQIIPAEYLTLVPSNPDEYEKLGSYALIGLPSSYATRFIEPNETKTKYSIVIGGANFGCGSSREHAPVALGAAGAKAVVAESYARIFFRNSVATGEVYPLESEVRICEECRTGDVVTIELGESRLINHTTGKEYKLKPIGDAGPVIEAGGIFAYARKTGMIPSQSK; encoded by the coding sequence ATGGCTGTCTCTCTGTCTCATGTTTCATACTCATCCACCTTCACCTCTTCAGCATCAAAAACCAGAGTCTCCGGACCTTCTCTCTCCCCTCATTCCATCAAAGTTCCCACCTTCTCGTCTTTGACTGTCAAACCCCTAAATTCTAGCTTCACCCCACATGGCGCACATGCGATCACCATTGCGCCACATGCCACCTCCACCCCCTCTTCCATTCCTTCTGACACCTCAACTACAACCTTTCATGGCCTTTGTTACGTTGTTGGTGATAATATTGACACAGACCAAATAATTCCCGCTGAATACCTTACGTTGGTTCCTTCAAACCCAGATGAGTATGAGAAATTGGGCTCATATGCTCTTATTGGCCTCCCTTCATCATATGCTACACGTTTTATTGAACCAAATGAGACTAAGACCAAATACTCCATCGTGATAGGTGGTGCTAACTTTGGCTGTGGGTCCTCGCGTGAGCATGCACCTGTTGCACTTGGAGCTGCAGGGGCAAAGGCAGTTGTGGCTGAATCGTATGCAAGAATATTTTTCAGGAATTCTGTAGCAACTGGGGAAGTTTATCCACTAGAATCAGAAGTGAGAATATGTGAGGAGTGTAGGACTGGGGATGTGGTGACAATTGAGTTGGGTGAGAGCCGTTTGATCAATCATACCACCGGAAAAGAGTATAAACTAAAGCCCATTGGAGATGCTGGGCCAGTCATTGAGGCTGGAGGGATCTTTGCATATGCAAGGAAAACAGGGATGATTCCATCTCAGTCAAAGTAA